The following coding sequences are from one Humulus lupulus chromosome X, drHumLupu1.1, whole genome shotgun sequence window:
- the LOC133803917 gene encoding auxin-induced protein 6B-like, with protein MTTTGFAKCSKIRHIVRLRQMLRRWRNKARISANKTPSDVPAGHVAVCVGSSCRRFVVRASYLNHPVFKKLLHQAEEVYGFGQHGPLAIPCDESLFEDVLRYISRSESGNAPNSTRFLNLEDFQRYCHVGIRSNIDYCADSRPLLQGLTEKTIW; from the coding sequence ATGACGACTACCGGATTCGCCAAATGCAGCAAAATCCGCCACATTGTCCGGCTCAGGCAAATGCTACGGCGGTGGCGCAACAAGGCCAGGATATCAGCCAACAAGACACCGTCCGATGTTCCGGCGGGACACGTGGCGGTTTGCGTGGGCAGCAGCTGCAGGAGATTTGTGGTACGCGCTTCGTACCTGAACCACCCGGTGTTCAAGAAGCTCTTGCACCAGGCCGAGGAAGTGTACGGGTTCGGCCAGCACGGCCCGCTCGCCATCCCCTGCGACGAGTCGCTCTTCGAAGATGTGCTCCGATACATTTCCCGATCTGAGTCGGGGAACGCTCCTAACTCGACTCGGTTTCTGAATCTCGAGGACTTTCAGAGATATTGCCACGTCGGCATCAGGTCAAACATCGATTACTGTGCCGATTCTCGGCCGTTGCTTCAGGGATTGACGGAGAAAACTATTTGGTGA